One segment of Brassica napus cultivar Da-Ae chromosome C3, Da-Ae, whole genome shotgun sequence DNA contains the following:
- the LOC125584490 gene encoding ABC transporter C family member 3, protein MGFLGSTKANGMLTTFLSLSGSKSFLMEPIFVRCVSGFLHGVLLLVLFCSWVRGRNNGFGSVTERLKDKRGFGFKSVLFCSLVLSLLNLVLTSLSVFYWYESDWLDEEQLVSLLMFLLPTVSWGVLSLSLHRCSDYEMRKSPLLLRIWLVFYLAVSCYSLVVVDKSQVLLLVCDIVSFSGALLLCYVAFFKKARGGNNSNGVLEEPLLNGDSTVGGGVGSDEATPYSRAGLLSLMTFSWMGPLIEIGNKKPLDLEDVPQLHDSDSVVGLAPKFRTMLESSSDGGGVTTFKLMKALFFSSQWEILVTAFFAFIYTVASYVGPALIDTFVQYLNGRRQYNNEGYVLVITFFLAKLVECLSQRHWFFRLQKVGIRMRSSLVAMIYEKGLTLSCHSKQGRTSGEIINLMTVDAERIGNFSWYMHDPWMVLLQVGLALWILYRNLGLASVAALIATILVMLVNFPFGRMQERFQEKLMEAKDNRMKSTSEILRNMRILKLQGWEMKFLSKIFDLRKSEEGWLKKYVYNSAVISFVFWGAPTLVSVSTFGACILLGIPLESGKILSALATFRILQEPIYNLPDTISMVVQTKVSLDRIASYLCLDNLQPDVVETLPQGGSDIAVEVRNSTLSWDVSSESPTLKDISFKVLPGMKVAVCGTVGSGKSSLLSSILGEVPKVSGSLKVCGTKAYVAQSPWIQSGKIEDNILFGKPMERERYEKVLEACSLSKDLEILSFGDQTVIGERGINLSGGQKQRIQIARALYQDADIYLFDDPFSAVDAHTGSHLFKEVLLGLLSSKSVIYVTHQVEFLPAADLILVMKDGRISQAGKYNDILSSGTDFMELIGAHQEALAVVSSVDASSVSEKPALGGQEDAIGLDGKQESQDVKNDKPDTEETKRQLVQEEEREKGSVALDVYWKYITLAYGGALVPFIVLAQVLFQLLQIGSNYWMAWATPVSKDVEAPVNISTLMIVYVALAVGSSVCILVRATLLVTAGYKTATELFHKMHHCIFRSPMSFFDSTPSGRIMNRASTDQSAVDLDIPYQFGSVAITVIQLIGIIGVMSQVSWLVFLVFIPVVAASIWYQRYYIAAARELSRLVGVCKAPLIQHFAETISGSTTIRSFNQESRFRGDNMRLSDGYSRPKFYSAGAMEWLCFRLDMLSSLTFAFSLVFLISIPTGVIDPSLAGLAVTYGLSLNTLQAWLIWTLCNLENKIISVERILQYASVPSEPPLVIESNRPEQSWPSRGQVDIHDLQVRYAPHMPLVLRGITCTFKGGLRTGIVGRTGSGKSTLIQTLFRIVEPSAGEIKIDGVNILNIGLHDLRLRLSIIPQDPTMFEGTVRSNLDPLEEYTDDQIWEALDKCQLGDEVRKKDLKLDSSVSENGENWSMGQRQLVCLGRVLLKRSKILVLDEATASVDTATDNLIQKTLREHFSDCTVITIAHRISSVIDSDMVLLLSNGIIEEYDSPVKLLENKSSSFSKLVAEYTARSSSSFD, encoded by the exons ATGGGCTTTCTTGGTTCCACGAAGGCTAACGGTATGCTAACAACGTTCTTGTCACTCTCGGGGTCTAAGTCTTTTCTTATGGAACCTATTTTCGTTAGATGTGTCTCTGGTTTCTTGCACGGAGTGTTGTTGCTGGTTCTGTTTTGTTCATGGGTTAGGGGAAGAAACAATGGTTTTGGTTCTGTTACGGAGAGGTTAAAAGATAAGAGAGGGTTCGGGTTCAAGTCGGTTCTGTTTTGTAGTTTAGTTCTGTCTCTCCTTAACCTCGTGTTGACGTCCTTGAGTGTTTTCTACTGGTACGAGAGTGATTGGTTAGATGAAGAGCAGCTAGTGTCTCTCCTCATGTTTCTATTACCAACGGTTTCTTGGGGAGTTTTGTCGCTGTCCTTGCATCGTTGCAGTGATTATGAGATGAGAAAGTCTCCACTTTTGCTTAGGATCTGGTTAGTTTTCTATCTCGCGGTTTCTTGCTACTCTCTTGTGGTGGTAGACAAGAGTCAAGTTCTTCTTCTAGTGTGCGACATAGTTTCTTTTAGCGGCGCTTTGCTTCTCTGCTATGTAGCTTTCTTCAAGAAAGCTAGAGGAGGCAACAACAGCAATGGAGTTTTGGAAGAGCCTCTCTTGAATGGAGATTCAACCGTTGGTGGTGGTGTGGGGAGTGATGAGGCTACTCCTTACTCTAGAGCTGGTCTTCTCAGTCTCATGACTTTCTCTTGGATGGGTCCATTGATAGAGATCGGAAACAAGAAACCCCTTGACCTTGAAGACGTTCCTCAGCTTCATGATAGCGACAGTGTAGTTGGGTTAGCTCCGAAGTTCAGGACCATGCTTGAATCATCATCAGATGGTGGTGGTGTGACAACCTTCAAGCTCATGAAAGCTTTGTTCTTTTCATCTCAGTGGGAGATTCTAGTGACTGCGTTCTTTGCTTTCATCTACACGGTGGCGTCATACGTTGGACCAGCGCTCATCGACACGTTCGTCCAATACCTCAACGGACGCAGGCAGTACAACAACGAAGGGTATGTGCTGGTGATCACTTTCTTTCTCGCTAAGCTTGTGGAGTGTCTCTCTCAGAGACATTGGTTCTTTAGGCTACAGAAGGTTGGTATCAGGATGAGATCTTCATTGGTGGCGATGATATACGAGAAGGGTCTGACTCTTTCATGCCATTCGAAACAAGGACGCACAAGCGGTGAGATTATAAACTTAATGACTGTGGATGCTGAGAGGATTGGTAATTTTAGTTGGTACATGCATGATCCATGGATGGTTTTGCTACAAGTCGGTCTAGCTCTGTGGATATTGTATAGGAATCTTGGATTAGCTTCGGTAGCAGCTTTGATCGCAACCATTCTAGTAATGCTAGTGAACTTCCCGTTTGGGAGGATGCAAGAGAGGTTCCAGGAGAAGTTAATGGAAGCTAAGGACAACAGGATGAAGTCAACATCTGAGATCTTGAGGAACATGAGGATACTCAAACTTCAAGGATGGGAGATGAAGTTTCTGTCAAAGATATTTGATCTGAGGAAGTCTGAGGAAGGTTGGTTGAAGAAGTATGTGTATAACTCAGCTGTTATAAGCTTTGTCTTCTGGGGAGCTCCTACTTTGGTCTCAGTGTCCACTTTTGGTGCTTGTATACTTCTTGGCATCCCACTTGAGTCTGGTAAGATACTCTCAGCGCTTGCAACGTTCAGGATCTTGCAAGAGCCTATCTACAATCTTCCAGACACTATCTCCATGGTTGTGCAGACCAAAGTCTCTCTTGATAGGATTGCGTCTTATCTCTGTCTAGACAACTTACAGCCAGACGTTGTGGAGACGCTTCCTCAAGGAGGTTCAGACATAGCTGTGGAAGTGAGAAACAGCACTTTATCATGGGATGTTTCTTCTGAAAGCCCAACTTTAAAAGACATCAGCTTCAAGGTCCTTCCTGGGATGAAGGTTGCAGTTTGTGGTACTGTTGGCTCTGGGAAGTCAAGCTTGCTTTCATCTATACTTGGAGAAGTACCAAAAGTATCTGGAAGTCTTAAGGTTTGTGGGACAAAGGCCTACGTGGCTCAATCTCCTTGGATTCAGAGTGGTAAAATTGAGGACAACATCTTGTTTGGTAAGCCAATGGAAAGAGAGAGATATGAGAAGGTGCTTGAAGCATGTTCTTTGAGTAAGGATCTGGAGATACTCTCATTTGGTGATCAGACTGTTATAGGAGAACGTGGCATTAATCTGAGTGGTGGACAGAAGCAAAGGATACAGATTGCACGTGCGCTATACCAAGATGCAGATATCTACTTGTTTGATGATCCTTTTAGTGCCGTGGATGCTCACACAGGGTCACATCTCTTTAAG GAAGTTTTGCTGGGGCTTTTGTCTTCCAAATCAGTTATTTATGTAACTCATCAAGTTGAGTTCTTACCTGCTGCTGATCTTATACTG GTCATGAAAGATGGAAGGATCAGCCAAGCTGGAAAATACAATGACATCCTCAGCTCTGGAACTGATTTCATGGAGCTTATAGGTGCTCATCAGGAGGCTCTTGCAGTAGTTAGCTCTGTTGATGCCAGTTCTGTCTCTGAGAAACCAGCTTTAGGCGGCCAAGAAGATGCTATTGGTCTTGATGGGAAACAAGAAAGTCAAGATGTGAAGAACGATAAGCCAGACACTGAGGAGACCAAAAGACAGCTTGTGCAAGAGGAAGAGAGGGAGAAAGGTAGCGTTGCTTTGGATGTATACTGGAAATATATCACACTAGCCTATGGAGGAGCTCTTGTGCCTTTCATAGTGTTGGCACAGGTTCTGTTTCAGCTTCTACAGATTGGAAGCAACTACTGGATGGCTTGGGCTACTCCTGTTTCTAAAGATGTGGAAGCTCCTGTGAACATCTCAACGTTAATGATCGTTTATGTTGCTTTAGCCGTTGGAAGTTCCGTATGCATTCTCGTTAGAGCCACGCTTCTTGTCACCGCTGGTTACAAGACTGCTACTGAACTGTTTCATAAGATGCACCACTGTATCTTCCGCTCGCCGATGTCTTTCTTTGATTCAACTCCAAGTGGAAGAATCATGAATAGA GCTTCTACAGACCAGTCTGCAGTGGATTTGGACATACCATATCAGTTCGGATCAGTTGCTATCACAGTCATTCAGCTTATAGGAATCATTGGGGTTATGTCTCAAGTTTCTTGGCTTGTTTTTCTTGTCTTCATTCCTGTGGTTGCTGCCTCCATATGGTATCAG AGATATTACATAGCTGCAGCAAGAGAGCTTTCACGTTTAGTTGGAGTATGCAAAGCCCCACTGATTCAGCACTTTGCTGAAACCATATCAGGCTCAACAACCATCAGGAGTTTCAATCAAGAATCAAGATTCCGTGGCGACAACATGAGGCTTAGTGATGGTTACTCTAGGCCCAAATTCTATTCAGCTGGAGCAATGGAATGGCTTTGCTTCCGCCTTGATATGTTATCTTCGCTCACATTTGCGTTCTCACTTGTTTTCTTGATATCTATACCTACTGGAGTGATTGATCCAAGCCTAGCGGGACTAGCAGTGACTTATGGACTCAGTTTGAATACCCTGCAAGCTTGGCTGATATGGACTCTCTGTAATCTTGAGAACAAGATCATATCTGTAGAGAGGATTCTTCAGTATGCTAGTGTTCCTAGTGAACCACCTCTTGTGATAGAATCAAACCGGCCTGAACAATCATGGCCTTCACGTGGACAAGTGGACATCCATGATCTTCAG GTCCGTTATGCTCCACATATGCCACTAGTGTTGCGAGGAATAACATGCACATTCAAAGGAGGGTTAAGAACAGGTATTGTTGGAAGGACAGGAAGTGGGAAATCGACTTTGATTCAAACTCTTTTCCGCATTGTTGAGCCTTCAGCTGGAGAAATAAAGATAGATGGAGTGAATATATTGAACATTGGGTTGCATGACTTGCGTTTGAGACTTAGTATTATACCTCAAGATCCAACCATGTTTGAAGGAACTGTGAGAAGTAACTTGGATCCTCTTGAAGAGTACACTGATGATCAAATATGGGAG GCTCTTGACAAGTGCCAACTAGGAGATGAGGTGAGGAAGAAGGATCTAAAGCTGGACTCGTCAGTGAGTGAGAATGGAGAGAACTGGAGCATGGGTCAGAGACAGCTTGTGTGTCTTGGTAGAGTTCTTCTCAAGAGAAGCAAGATCTTGGTTCTTGATGAAGCTACTGCTTCTGTTGACACTGCAACTGACAATCTGATTCAGAAAACGTTAAGAGAACACTTTTCAGATTGTACAGTGATAACCATTGCACACAGGATATCCTCGGTTATTGACAGTGACATGGTTCTGCTTCTTAGCAATG GGATCATTGAGGAGTATGATTCGCCGGTGAAGTTGCTGGAGAAcaagtcttcttctttttctaaacTAGTGGCTGAGTACACTGCAAGATCAAGTTCCAGTTTTGATTAA